A window from Hemicordylus capensis ecotype Gifberg chromosome 2, rHemCap1.1.pri, whole genome shotgun sequence encodes these proteins:
- the APOF gene encoding apolipoprotein F yields MYLPLPMTLTFFGLLLPYGPEGGLLPKASLAERASETHQSTSDSSHASLHTLLSSISPKSLQSQLPPKGISCEDLMPEALEEFASVPRLSQILIQASLALALQGAGCSWHAETLILRLYKELGEAESNALLFLLAGALGTAHSPAPSNSSTAALEFNLEQLAHTRALRCKGLTPIHGSFLHGQAHRVFKTFPAAAAACHQLGETCAGVAPNGTSSFQVLDRNGSYFLPRHGAHSWLHQCQRLARGRRSTPEDCLSEREHNVHSIVEWVPGVSTFYNFGTSIYYATQDCTDLAKERALEGVMDLGFDMLGAMTGGASSILGLGVSVGAKAGVRSLINYYRQQKEP; encoded by the coding sequence ATGTACCTGCCGCTGCCCATGACCCTGACTTTCTTTGGCCTCCTGCTGCCTTATGGACCGGAAGGGGGCTTGCTCCCCAAGGCTAGCCTTGCAGAGAGAGCTTCTGAAACCCACCAATCCACCTCTGACTCCAGCCATGCTTCTCTTCATACCCTGCTCAGCTCCATATCCCCCAAATCTCTCCAGTCCCAGTTGCCTCCGAAGGGCATTTCCTGTGAGGACCTGATGCCCGAAGCCTTAGAAGAGTTTGCGAGCGTGCCCCGGCTGTCTCAGATCCTCATTCAAGCGTCACTGGCACTTGCTCTGCAGGGTGCAGGCTGTAGCTGGCATGCAGAAACCCTGATCCTGCGCCTCTACAAGGAGCTGGGCGAGGCAGAGTCCAATGCCCTCCTCTTTCTGTTGGCAGGCGCCCTGGGCACAGCTCACTCCCCTGCTCCGAGCAACAGCAGCACTGCTGCCTTGGAGTTCAACTTGGAGCAGCTTGCCCACACACGGGCTTTGCGCTGCAAAGGTCTGACACCCATTCATGGCTCTTTCCTGCATGGCCAGGCACACCGGGTCTTCAAAACGtttccagcagctgctgcagcttgtCACCAACTAGGAGAGACGTGTGCTGGAGTGGCCCCCAATGGCACCAGTTCTTTCCAAGTGCTGGATCGAAATGGCAGCTACTTCCTGCCACGCCATGGCGCCCATTCCTGGCTACATCAGTGCCAGAGGCTTGCCAGAGGCCGGCGTTCCACCCCAGAGGACTGCTTAAGTGAGAGGGAGCACAATGTCCATTCCATTGTGGAGTGGGTACCTGGGGTCAGCACCTTTTACAATTTTGGAACCAGCATCTACTATGCAACCCAGGACTGCACAGACCTGGCAAAGGAGCGTGCTCTGGAGGGGGTCATGGACCTGGGTTTTGATATGCTGGGAGCTATGACAGGCGGGGCGAGTAGCATACTCGGGCTGGGTGTTTCTGTAGGGGCCAAAGCTGGTGTGCGCTCCTTGATCAACTACTACAGACAGCAAAAAGAGCCTTAA